One window of Caldisericia bacterium genomic DNA carries:
- the gcvT gene encoding glycine cleavage system aminomethyltransferase GcvT, whose product MKKIPLHSFHEKHNAKFIEFAGFIMPLYYTSIKDEHMSVRERVGVFDVSHMGEIRIKGKNAKKFADYILTNDILNTNYKDVKYTVMLNENGGIVDDLFSYTFSDEEILLVVNAANIEKDFYHLKKYLWSGLELINESENTIEFAVQGPKAEDFLQNFTSYDLKDIKYFKFDFIEIFGEKLLISRTGYTGEDGFEIYMNKESGEKALTQILEKGKDYDIRLCGLGARDTLRFEVCYWLYGNDIDESINPIESGQKFLVNMNKENFIGKNALEKILKEGIKRKFVGIEVNGGIARHSYKIFDRNLNEIGFITSGNFSFVLNKSLALGYINLPHGEIGEEIIISDGKRNLYGKIIKKPFIKPRVKKEG is encoded by the coding sequence ATGAAAAAAATTCCACTTCACTCTTTTCATGAAAAACATAATGCTAAATTTATTGAGTTTGCAGGTTTTATAATGCCTCTTTATTATACATCAATTAAAGATGAACATATGTCTGTAAGAGAGAGAGTCGGGGTTTTTGATGTATCACATATGGGAGAAATTAGAATTAAAGGAAAAAATGCTAAAAAATTTGCAGATTACATTTTAACAAATGACATATTAAACACAAATTATAAAGATGTAAAATATACTGTTATGTTGAATGAAAATGGTGGAATTGTTGATGATCTTTTTTCTTATACTTTTTCAGATGAAGAGATTCTTTTAGTTGTAAATGCTGCGAATATTGAAAAAGATTTTTATCATTTAAAAAAATATTTATGGAGTGGTCTTGAATTGATAAATGAGTCAGAAAATACAATAGAATTTGCAGTTCAAGGGCCAAAAGCAGAAGATTTTCTTCAAAATTTTACTTCATATGATTTAAAAGATATAAAATATTTTAAATTTGACTTTATTGAAATTTTTGGTGAAAAATTACTAATTTCACGAACTGGTTATACTGGAGAAGATGGATTTGAAATATATATGAATAAAGAGAGCGGAGAAAAAGCGTTAACTCAAATTTTAGAGAAAGGTAAAGATTATGATATAAGATTATGTGGTCTTGGTGCAAGAGATACTTTGAGATTTGAGGTATGTTATTGGCTTTATGGAAATGATATTGATGAAAGTATAAACCCAATTGAGTCTGGTCAAAAATTTTTAGTTAATATGAACAAAGAGAATTTTATTGGTAAAAACGCATTAGAGAAAATTTTGAAGGAGGGTATTAAAAGAAAATTTGTTGGTATTGAAGTCAATGGTGGTATTGCAAGACATTCATATAAAATTTTTGATAGAAATTTAAATGAAATCGGTTTTATAACAAGTGGTAATTTTTCTTTTGTTTTAAATAAATCACTTGCATTGGGTTATATAAATCTTCCTCATGGTGAAATAGGTGAGGAGATAATTATTTCAGATGGAAAAAGAAACCTTTATGGTAAAATAATTAAGAAACCATTTATAAAGCCGAGAGTAAAAAAGGAGGGTTAA
- the gcvH gene encoding glycine cleavage system protein GcvH, with product MSKVLENLYYQATDEWLKVEGDIGIVGITDYAQDKLGDIVYLEEASLGRKVKKGEAIISIESVKAAAEIHSPISGEIIEVNKEAVNNPQIINEDPYGKGWLFKIKIENMDELKDLMDAKGYSEYRKE from the coding sequence ATGAGTAAAGTGTTAGAAAATTTATATTACCAAGCAACAGATGAATGGTTAAAAGTAGAGGGGGATATTGGAATCGTTGGAATTACAGATTATGCTCAAGATAAACTTGGTGATATAGTATATTTAGAAGAAGCAAGTTTGGGAAGAAAAGTAAAAAAGGGAGAAGCAATTATTTCAATTGAATCAGTAAAGGCTGCAGCAGAAATTCATTCTCCTATTTCAGGAGAAATAATTGAAGTAAATAAAGAAGCAGTAAATAATCCACAAATTATAAATGAAGATCCATATGGAAAGGGGTGGTTATTTAAAATTAAAATCGAAAATATGGATGAACTTAAAGATTTAATGGATGCAAAAGGATATTCTGAGTATAGGAAAGAATAA
- the gcvPA gene encoding aminomethyl-transferring glycine dehydrogenase subunit GcvPA — MKFIPHTEKDIEEMLHEIGISSIDELFEDIPEEIKLKRDLNLPPPLNELELKNEIDEILSLNLKLKRIFLGGGAYFHFIPATVNYVLSRGEFYTSYTPYQPELSQGILQALFEFQSILSDLTHADVTNSSMYDGATSLVEAIFMAERIKKRGKVLVSRSLNPEYNEVLKTYLPPREITLDYIDFNENGEVPLEKLKEKVKEGYSSFVIQSPNYFGIIENLKEIGKILKESDTLFILTITEGISLGILKPPFDFGVDILAMEGQSFGIPLSFGGPYLGILQTKKEYIREIPGRIIGETKDRNGKRAYVMTLRAREQDIKRDKATSNICTNNSLNALAALVYLSTLGPSGFKKVAEINYKKAHYLAKRLIDEGFELKFKNLKFFNEFVLKLNIEPIRLKEKLSLVGIEGGIPLRYFGLDDSYLFTVTEMNSREDIELLVCALKEG, encoded by the coding sequence ATGAAATTTATACCTCATACTGAGAAAGATATTGAAGAGATGCTTCATGAAATTGGAATATCCTCAATTGATGAACTTTTTGAGGATATTCCAGAAGAAATAAAATTAAAAAGAGACCTTAATTTACCTCCACCTCTTAATGAATTAGAACTAAAAAATGAGATTGATGAGATTTTATCATTAAATTTAAAATTAAAAAGAATATTTCTTGGTGGAGGAGCATATTTTCATTTTATACCAGCAACTGTAAATTATGTTTTATCTCGAGGTGAATTTTATACATCTTACACTCCATATCAACCAGAACTCTCTCAAGGAATTCTTCAAGCATTATTTGAGTTTCAATCAATTCTTTCAGATTTAACTCATGCAGATGTTACAAATAGTTCAATGTATGATGGTGCAACATCCCTTGTTGAAGCAATTTTTATGGCTGAAAGAATAAAAAAGAGAGGCAAAGTTCTAGTTTCCAGAAGTTTAAATCCAGAATATAATGAAGTTTTAAAAACCTACCTTCCTCCAAGAGAAATAACCCTTGATTACATTGATTTTAATGAAAATGGTGAGGTTCCACTTGAAAAGTTAAAGGAAAAGGTAAAAGAAGGATACTCATCTTTTGTTATTCAAAGTCCAAACTATTTTGGAATTATTGAAAACTTAAAAGAAATTGGAAAAATTTTAAAAGAGAGCGACACACTTTTTATATTAACTATTACTGAGGGAATATCACTGGGCATCTTAAAGCCTCCTTTTGATTTTGGTGTTGATATTCTTGCAATGGAAGGTCAATCTTTTGGTATACCTCTATCTTTTGGTGGTCCATATCTGGGAATTTTACAGACCAAAAAAGAATACATTAGAGAAATTCCAGGAAGAATTATTGGAGAAACAAAAGATAGAAATGGAAAAAGAGCATATGTTATGACTTTAAGGGCAAGAGAACAAGATATAAAAAGAGATAAAGCAACCTCAAATATTTGTACTAATAACTCTTTAAATGCGCTTGCTGCTTTAGTTTATCTTTCAACACTTGGGCCATCTGGTTTTAAAAAGGTTGCTGAGATAAATTATAAAAAGGCACATTATCTAGCAAAAAGACTTATTGATGAAGGTTTTGAACTTAAATTCAAAAATTTGAAATTCTTTAATGAGTTTGTTTTAAAACTTAATATAGAACCTATTAGATTAAAAGAAAAACTCTCACTTGTCGGAATAGAAGGAGGGATTCCTCTAAGATATTTTGGTTTAGATGATTCATATCTTTTTACTGTGACTGAAATGAATTCAAGAGAAGATATTGAACTTCTTGTTTGTGCTTTAAAGGAGGGGTAA
- the gcvPB gene encoding aminomethyl-transferring glycine dehydrogenase subunit GcvPB: MKTLKELSKKGSNKFEIEDDLAFFEVEKLNEDYLREEVEIPDVSEVTLIRHFINLSKLNYGVDLNFYPLGSCTMKYNPKINEEVAKKEDFLYLHPLLSIEYVQGTLKILWELQEFLKEITGMDAFTLQPAAGAHGEYTGLRIMWEYFKDKGERRKKVILPDSAHGTNPASSSMLGLEVVEIESKDGMVDPEKLKEVVDENTFALMLTNPNTLGFFEKDILKISEILKSKGALLYYDGANLNGFIGIARPGDMGFDCVHLNLHKTFSTPHGGGGPGSGPVGVKEFLAKYLPFPVIEKNEDDFFYFSKPERTIGKVRSFFGNFTVLLKGYLYIRELGSEGLKEVAKLSVLNANYIKEKLKKYYPSPFDRVVKHECVLSGKIYKEYGVKTLDIAKRLMDYGFHPPTIYFPHIVDEALMIEPTETESKETLDEFIEAMIKISEEIKTNPTLVKNAPHTTYISRPDEVRAVKELKVKW, translated from the coding sequence ATGAAAACCTTAAAAGAACTTTCAAAAAAAGGAAGTAATAAATTTGAGATAGAAGACGATTTAGCCTTTTTTGAAGTTGAAAAATTAAATGAAGATTATTTAAGAGAGGAGGTTGAAATACCCGATGTTTCTGAAGTTACTTTGATAAGGCACTTCATAAATCTCTCAAAATTAAATTATGGTGTTGACTTAAATTTTTACCCACTTGGTTCCTGTACAATGAAATATAATCCAAAGATAAATGAAGAAGTTGCAAAAAAGGAAGATTTCCTTTATCTTCATCCCCTTTTATCAATTGAATATGTTCAAGGTACTCTTAAGATTTTATGGGAATTACAAGAATTTTTAAAAGAAATTACTGGAATGGATGCTTTTACACTTCAACCAGCAGCAGGTGCTCATGGTGAGTATACAGGTCTTAGAATTATGTGGGAGTACTTTAAAGATAAAGGAGAGAGAAGAAAAAAGGTAATTCTTCCAGATTCTGCTCACGGAACAAATCCAGCATCTTCTTCTATGTTAGGGCTTGAAGTTGTTGAGATTGAATCGAAAGATGGAATGGTGGATCCAGAAAAATTAAAAGAAGTTGTCGACGAAAATACTTTTGCTTTAATGTTAACAAATCCAAACACTCTTGGATTTTTTGAAAAAGATATTTTAAAGATAAGTGAAATATTAAAAAGCAAGGGTGCTCTTCTTTATTATGATGGTGCAAATTTAAATGGTTTTATTGGTATCGCTCGACCAGGAGATATGGGATTTGATTGTGTACATTTAAATTTGCATAAAACTTTCTCCACTCCTCATGGTGGTGGAGGACCTGGAAGTGGTCCAGTTGGAGTTAAAGAGTTTTTGGCAAAATATTTACCATTTCCAGTTATTGAAAAGAATGAAGATGATTTCTTTTATTTTTCAAAACCTGAAAGAACTATTGGAAAGGTAAGAAGTTTCTTTGGAAATTTCACTGTTTTGTTAAAAGGCTATTTATATATTAGAGAACTTGGAAGTGAAGGATTGAAGGAAGTAGCAAAACTTTCTGTTTTAAATGCAAATTATATAAAGGAGAAACTTAAAAAATATTATCCATCACCATTTGATAGAGTTGTTAAACATGAGTGTGTTCTTTCTGGAAAAATATACAAGGAGTATGGAGTAAAGACTCTTGATATTGCTAAAAGATTAATGGATTATGGTTTTCATCCCCCAACAATTTATTTTCCTCATATTGTTGATGAAGCACTTATGATTGAACCAACCGAAACAGAAAGTAAAGAGACATTAGATGAATTTATAGAAGCAATGATTAAAATAAGTGAAGAAATAAAGACAAACCCTACTCTAGTTAAAAATGCCCCTCATACAACATACATATCAAGACCAGATGAAGTGAGGGCAGTAAAGGAACTCAAGGTTAAGTGGTAG
- a CDS encoding radical SAM protein, translated as MVEERIKFFYPIKTLPVSLTGPFCSLNCAHCNAHYLKGMKTKEESLKYLDSDEYTSFLISGGFDENGKLDIFSNIDYIKRVKESGKKIVLHPGFISKEEIDLLKGYVDVISFDFIYDDETIKEIYHLDFKKEDFRNQYLLLRRNIKTVPHIIVGLYKGKIKGEYEAIDVLAELKPNLIIFLVLIPTKGTNFENISIPDVSEIKELFIRSKRKLRLTKFYLGCMVPKGEIKDEIEIAAFESGFIGFVNPQDKLKNLIKDPEIYYECDALYY; from the coding sequence GTGGTAGAAGAGAGAATTAAATTTTTTTATCCAATAAAAACTTTACCTGTTTCTTTAACAGGGCCTTTTTGCTCTTTAAATTGTGCTCATTGCAACGCACATTATCTTAAAGGCATGAAAACAAAAGAAGAGTCTTTAAAATATCTTGATAGCGACGAATATACTTCATTTTTAATTTCTGGTGGTTTTGATGAAAATGGTAAATTAGATATATTTTCAAACATAGATTACATTAAAAGAGTAAAAGAGAGTGGAAAAAAGATAGTTCTTCACCCAGGTTTTATATCAAAAGAAGAAATTGACCTATTAAAAGGTTATGTGGATGTAATATCTTTTGATTTTATCTATGATGATGAAACAATAAAAGAGATTTATCATCTTGATTTTAAAAAAGAAGATTTTAGAAACCAGTACTTACTTTTAAGAAGAAATATTAAAACAGTACCACATATAATTGTTGGCCTTTATAAAGGTAAAATTAAAGGAGAGTATGAAGCGATTGATGTTCTGGCAGAATTAAAGCCAAATTTAATTATTTTTCTTGTGCTAATTCCAACAAAAGGCACAAATTTTGAAAATATTTCTATACCAGATGTTAGTGAAATAAAAGAACTATTTATTAGATCAAAAAGAAAATTAAGATTAACTAAATTTTATCTTGGTTGCATGGTTCCAAAAGGTGAAATAAAAGATGAAATTGAGATTGCTGCTTTTGAAAGTGGTTTTATAGGTTTTGTTAATCCACAAGATAAACTTAAAAATTTAATAAAAGATCCAGAAATTTATTATGAATGTGATGCCCTCTACTATTAG
- a CDS encoding radical SAM protein — protein MNVMPSTIRVSIASASILGFKNLKYDFEIKTIYLLVKGKCLRDCKYCTQAKSSKANEKFLSRVIWPEYDLNEVINRILEKKEFIERICLQTVNNRYTKDVIFEILKNLGKEIKISISINTNSLSFLKEIFNLNADRVGFPIDVANEKLYKKLRGGDFNKKLKFILKAGHYFENKISTHIIVGLGESDKDILSLYKTFIDNKITVAIFSFTPVEGTSLENRPPPSLVRYRKIQIATKLIENGYDNSCFEFDEDGNIKRLPDISFELFKKLNPFTTRGCPYCTRPFYNERPKGDLYNYPFQLSEEDFEKEFEFLKKNSII, from the coding sequence ATGAATGTGATGCCCTCTACTATTAGAGTTTCTATTGCAAGTGCTTCAATTTTAGGTTTTAAAAATTTAAAATATGATTTTGAAATAAAAACAATTTACCTTCTTGTAAAAGGAAAATGTTTAAGAGACTGTAAATATTGCACTCAAGCAAAAAGTTCAAAAGCAAATGAAAAATTTTTATCTAGAGTTATCTGGCCAGAATATGATTTAAATGAAGTGATAAACAGAATTTTAGAAAAAAAGGAATTTATTGAAAGAATTTGCCTGCAAACAGTAAATAATAGATATACAAAGGATGTAATTTTCGAAATTCTGAAAAATTTAGGAAAAGAAATAAAAATTTCAATTTCTATAAACACAAATAGCCTCTCTTTTTTAAAGGAGATATTCAATTTAAATGCTGATAGAGTTGGATTTCCTATCGATGTTGCAAATGAAAAACTATATAAGAAGTTAAGGGGAGGAGATTTTAATAAAAAATTAAAATTTATTTTAAAAGCAGGCCACTATTTTGAAAATAAAATTTCAACTCATATTATTGTTGGACTTGGAGAAAGCGATAAAGATATTTTATCACTATATAAAACTTTTATTGACAATAAAATAACAGTTGCAATTTTTTCTTTTACTCCAGTTGAAGGAACTTCATTAGAAAATAGACCTCCTCCATCTTTAGTTAGATATAGAAAAATCCAAATTGCGACAAAATTAATAGAGAATGGGTATGATAATTCTTGCTTTGAATTTGATGAAGATGGTAATATAAAAAGATTACCCGATATTTCTTTTGAATTATTTAAAAAATTAAATCCATTTACAACCAGGGGATGTCCGTATTGTACAAGACCATTTTATAATGAGAGGCCAAAGGGAGATCTATACAATTACCCATTTCAATTAAGCGAAGAAGATTTTGAGAAAGAGTTTGAATTTTTAAAGAAAAACTCTATTATATGA
- a CDS encoding biotin/lipoate A/B protein ligase family protein: MSFRLKILKFKKLNPYLNMAIDEANLIFGDRDEIILRFFGWIPASVSIGTFQKIQEINIEYLKENNIPFVRRPTGGKGVYHEHELTYSIIIPHKHTLFELDTIESYKEISKIFINSLKEFGINAELTKKSGNEKGFCFSSQNYYEVSVNGKKLIGSAQRRKKEGILQQGSIPLEINYEKVKKIFYLDDTSSFISLKELNKNVEIEKLQEVLIKNFINYFSTPYEIKEHSKDEIKKCEDLLNNKYSLDSWNYKGIY, translated from the coding sequence ATGAGTTTTAGACTAAAGATTTTAAAGTTTAAAAAATTAAACCCATATTTAAATATGGCAATTGATGAAGCAAATCTTATTTTTGGTGATAGAGATGAAATTATTTTAAGATTTTTTGGATGGATTCCAGCATCTGTTTCAATTGGGACATTTCAAAAAATTCAAGAAATAAATATTGAATATTTAAAAGAGAATAATATTCCTTTTGTTAGAAGACCAACAGGTGGAAAAGGGGTTTATCACGAACATGAATTGACATATTCGATTATTATTCCACATAAACATACACTTTTTGAACTTGACACAATTGAATCGTATAAGGAGATTTCAAAAATTTTTATCAACTCGTTAAAAGAATTTGGAATTAATGCAGAGTTAACCAAAAAAAGTGGTAATGAAAAAGGATTTTGTTTTTCATCTCAAAACTATTATGAAGTATCAGTTAATGGTAAAAAATTGATTGGTTCAGCACAAAGAAGAAAAAAAGAGGGAATCCTTCAACAGGGTTCAATACCCCTTGAAATAAATTATGAAAAAGTAAAGAAGATATTTTATTTGGATGATACAAGTAGTTTTATCTCTTTAAAAGAATTAAATAAAAATGTTGAGATTGAGAAACTACAAGAAGTTTTAATTAAAAATTTCATAAATTATTTTTCTACTCCTTATGAAATAAAAGAACACTCTAAAGATGAAATTAAAAAATGCGAGGATCTTTTAAATAATAAATATTCTTTGGATTCTTGGAATTATAAAGGTATTTATTAA
- the dnaB gene encoding replicative DNA helicase: protein MNEEIFGRVPPHSIEAEQATLGSILIDNEAIYKVIDFLQPEHFYRTSHQIIYATMIELFERNEPIDLLTLSEELKKKGKLEEVGGFSYLATLTNITPTALNIDIYAKIVEEKAVLREIIKAGIDIINLAFEAEEDSGTILDKSQELLFNIAKRRMTTPFYPLKELLKESFDRIESLYKEKKGLPGIPTHFKKLDEILGGFHKNDLIILAARPSLGKTSLSLNISVNIALKERIPVAIFSLEMSKEQIVERILESTANVNFHKLKISMLSDEDWVKLGRAYGPLYDAPIYIDDSSDISILEIRTKARRLKNQHNLGMIVIDYLQLMHLKTKVENRVQEISELTRSLKKLARELEIPVLVISQLSRAIEKRENKRPLLSDLRESGSIEQDADVVMFLNKEDDDISKEQSIVELIVAKNRNGPLGKLKLKFLKNYAKFTEIEYREDEGGEEVPF, encoded by the coding sequence ATGAACGAAGAAATCTTTGGGAGGGTTCCTCCACATAGTATAGAAGCAGAACAAGCAACTTTAGGATCAATATTAATTGATAATGAGGCAATTTATAAGGTAATTGATTTTTTACAGCCAGAACACTTCTATAGAACTTCTCATCAAATCATTTATGCAACTATGATTGAACTTTTTGAAAGAAATGAACCCATTGATCTTCTTACCCTTTCAGAAGAACTAAAAAAGAAAGGAAAACTTGAGGAAGTTGGTGGATTTAGTTACCTTGCAACTCTTACAAACATAACTCCAACTGCATTAAATATTGACATCTATGCAAAAATTGTTGAAGAAAAAGCAGTCTTAAGGGAAATAATTAAGGCAGGAATTGATATTATAAATTTAGCATTTGAAGCAGAAGAAGACAGTGGAACCATTCTTGATAAAAGCCAAGAACTTTTATTTAATATTGCTAAAAGAAGAATGACAACACCATTTTATCCATTAAAAGAACTATTAAAAGAATCATTTGATAGAATTGAGTCTCTTTATAAAGAGAAAAAAGGTCTTCCAGGAATTCCAACACATTTCAAAAAACTTGATGAAATTCTTGGAGGATTTCATAAAAATGATCTTATAATTCTTGCAGCAAGACCATCTCTTGGAAAAACATCTCTTTCACTTAATATATCAGTTAACATCGCTCTTAAAGAGAGAATTCCAGTTGCTATTTTTTCTCTTGAAATGTCAAAAGAGCAAATTGTTGAAAGAATTTTAGAATCTACTGCAAATGTAAACTTTCATAAATTAAAAATAAGTATGCTATCAGATGAAGATTGGGTAAAACTTGGAAGAGCATATGGACCACTTTATGATGCACCAATTTATATTGATGATTCATCTGATATTTCTATTCTTGAAATAAGAACAAAGGCAAGAAGGTTAAAAAATCAACATAATTTAGGAATGATTGTTATCGATTATTTACAACTCATGCATCTTAAAACAAAAGTTGAGAATAGAGTTCAAGAGATATCAGAATTAACGAGAAGTTTAAAAAAATTAGCAAGAGAACTTGAAATTCCAGTTCTGGTTATTTCACAACTTTCAAGAGCAATAGAAAAAAGAGAAAATAAACGACCCTTGCTTTCAGATTTAAGAGAGAGTGGATCAATAGAACAAGATGCAGATGTTGTTATGTTTCTAAATAAAGAAGATGATGATATTTCAAAAGAGCAATCGATTGTTGAGTTGATTGTTGCAAAAAACAGAAATGGTCCGCTTGGAAAACTTAAATTAAAATTCTTAAAAAATTATGCTAAATTTACGGAAATTGAATATAGAGAAGATGAAGGTGGTGAAGAGGTTCCATTTTAA
- the rplI gene encoding 50S ribosomal protein L9 yields MKKVKVLLLKDIQNLGKKGDILDVSFGFYSNYLEKFGLAKKLSEGEEKDYINKMKIKENKETKEEERAKTIKEKIEKEVFNIKRRAGIKGKLYGSITSDEISELIKKKIGVSIDKKKIEIEEPIKNIGYYEIKVKLYKNIVATLKLFVQEE; encoded by the coding sequence ATGAAAAAAGTTAAAGTTCTACTTTTAAAAGATATCCAAAATCTAGGAAAAAAAGGAGACATCTTAGATGTCTCCTTTGGTTTTTATTCAAATTATCTTGAGAAATTTGGTCTTGCAAAAAAACTGAGTGAGGGAGAAGAGAAAGATTATATTAATAAAATGAAAATAAAGGAAAATAAAGAGACGAAAGAGGAAGAGAGGGCAAAGACAATAAAAGAAAAAATTGAAAAAGAGGTTTTCAACATAAAAAGAAGAGCAGGAATCAAGGGAAAACTATATGGTTCAATTACAAGTGATGAAATTTCAGAATTAATTAAAAAGAAAATTGGTGTTTCAATTGATAAAAAGAAAATTGAAATTGAAGAACCTATTAAAAATATTGGATATTATGAGATAAAAGTTAAATTATATAAAAATATTGTTGCAACATTAAAACTCTTTGTGCAGGAAGAATGA
- the rpsR gene encoding 30S ribosomal protein S18, translating to MAKEGIRRFKPGKKVCYFCKNRIKEIDYKDYELLRKFMTPRGKILPRRNTGTCAKHQRQLARAIKRAREMALLPYVVY from the coding sequence ATGGCAAAAGAAGGAATAAGAAGATTTAAACCTGGTAAAAAGGTTTGTTATTTTTGTAAAAATAGAATCAAAGAAATTGATTATAAAGATTATGAACTCTTAAGAAAATTTATGACTCCAAGAGGAAAAATTTTACCAAGAAGAAATACTGGAACATGTGCTAAACATCAAAGACAACTTGCAAGGGCAATAAAAAGAGCAAGAGAAATGGCTCTTCTTCCATATGTTGTTTATTAA
- the ssb gene encoding single-stranded DNA-binding protein: MYNRIILVGRLTKDPETKYTPSGTMVSTFRLASGRKYKDKNGEMQEETLFINVICWGSKGNLAKNVSEYLRKGSLVLVEGKLRIRDYETADGIRKQAIEVIADNIKFLSKKPESEEVSEESEIEVDEEIPID, encoded by the coding sequence ATGTATAATAGAATAATTCTTGTTGGAAGATTAACAAAGGATCCTGAAACAAAGTATACTCCTTCTGGAACAATGGTTTCAACTTTTAGATTAGCTTCTGGAAGAAAATATAAAGATAAAAATGGAGAAATGCAAGAAGAAACACTATTTATAAATGTAATTTGTTGGGGATCAAAAGGAAACCTTGCAAAAAATGTAAGTGAATATTTAAGAAAAGGGTCTTTAGTTCTTGTTGAGGGAAAATTGAGAATAAGAGATTATGAAACAGCAGATGGAATTAGAAAGCAAGCAATAGAAGTAATTGCTGATAATATTAAATTTTTATCAAAGAAACCTGAAAGTGAGGAAGTTAGTGAAGAGAGTGAAATTGAGGTTGATGAAGAGATACCAATTGATTAA
- the rpsF gene encoding 30S ribosomal protein S6, with translation MRKYEMMVIYKPNLSDEDLKNEEEKVKSYVLNKGGEFLNTIPWGRKKFAYPIEKLTEGVYTIYYFRIPQNELKEFKQTLKLNTNILRFMIIRQEEKVNV, from the coding sequence ATGAGAAAGTACGAGATGATGGTGATTTACAAACCAAATCTTAGTGATGAAGATTTAAAAAATGAGGAGGAAAAAGTTAAAAGTTATGTATTAAATAAAGGCGGTGAATTTTTAAACACTATTCCTTGGGGAAGAAAAAAATTTGCATATCCAATTGAAAAATTAACTGAGGGAGTCTATACAATTTATTATTTCCGAATCCCTCAAAATGAGTTAAAGGAGTTTAAACAAACATTGAAACTTAACACAAACATTCTACGTTTTATGATTATAAGGCAAGAGGAGAAGGTGAATGTATAA
- the era gene encoding GTPase Era — translation MKSGIVVLSGKPNTGKSTLLNTILGTKLAPMSPKPQTTRKRLKGIYTEERGQIVFIDSPGIHNPIHELGRYMLNEALKNLNDGDIILWIVDGSKELDEEDTLVYDRIKNYSKPKFLIVNKLDLFRNKVEKTLEKFLPFDKMDKIIPISSLTGENVNILLDEIFNLLPEGEYLYDPEILTDSMEIDIVKEIIQEKLMFNLEEEVPHSSTVVVEEFKERENGKVYIRATIYVEKESQRKIVIGFKGNLIKKIGTEARLDIEKFLGKPVYLELWVKIYKNWRKSEEALKFLGYK, via the coding sequence ATGAAAAGTGGAATAGTTGTTTTGTCAGGAAAACCGAATACAGGTAAATCAACTTTGCTTAATACTATATTAGGAACAAAACTTGCTCCAATGTCACCTAAACCTCAAACAACAAGAAAAAGACTTAAAGGAATTTATACAGAAGAAAGAGGGCAAATTGTTTTTATTGATTCTCCAGGAATTCATAATCCAATTCACGAACTTGGAAGATATATGTTAAATGAAGCACTTAAAAATTTAAATGATGGAGATATTATTCTTTGGATTGTTGATGGTTCAAAAGAACTTGACGAAGAAGATACTCTTGTTTATGATAGAATAAAAAATTACTCAAAACCAAAATTTCTTATTGTTAATAAACTTGACCTTTTTAGAAATAAAGTTGAAAAAACACTCGAAAAATTTTTACCTTTTGATAAAATGGATAAAATAATACCAATTTCTTCTTTAACAGGTGAAAATGTTAATATACTTCTTGATGAAATTTTTAACTTACTTCCAGAAGGAGAGTATCTTTATGATCCAGAAATATTGACTGATTCAATGGAAATTGATATTGTTAAAGAGATAATTCAAGAGAAACTCATGTTTAATCTTGAGGAAGAGGTTCCACATTCATCAACTGTTGTAGTTGAAGAGTTTAAAGAGAGAGAAAATGGAAAAGTTTATATTAGAGCAACCATCTATGTTGAAAAGGAGAGTCAAAGAAAAATTGTAATTGGTTTTAAGGGAAATTTAATTAAAAAAATTGGAACTGAGGCGAGATTAGATATTGAAAAATTTTTAGGAAAACCGGTTTATTTAGAACTATGGGTAAAAATATATAAAAACTGGAGAAAGAGTGAGGAGGCGTTAAAGTTCCTTGGGTATAAATAG